One window of Dehalobacterium formicoaceticum genomic DNA carries:
- a CDS encoding acyl carrier protein, translating to MANLTPEIRQELREMIYEFFADECDVTVEELSDDKNIIDDLDGDSLLFVELIELMKKKYQLNVQLQTIGKYLLKNPAETVGQVIETAYLVFQFENDIVEAS from the coding sequence ATGGCTAATTTAACACCGGAAATTCGGCAAGAACTGCGGGAAATGATTTATGAATTTTTCGCTGATGAATGTGATGTGACAGTTGAAGAATTATCTGACGATAAGAACATCATTGATGATTTGGATGGAGACTCTCTTTTGTTTGTTGAGTTGATTGAACTGATGAAGAAGAAATATCAACTTAATGTGCAGCTCCAAACCATCGGCAAATATTTATTAAAAAATCCTGCTGAAACCGTGGGACAGGTTATCGAAACCGCTTACCTGGTTTTTCAGTTTGAAAATGACATTGTGGAGGCCAGTTAA
- a CDS encoding enoyl-CoA hydratase/isomerase family protein → MEKEKSQGFVSFETVDQIGTMTIQNGKQNKIPQPDFLDGQVLLNWMERDELKGIIITGAGRYFSNGADLNMIRSHRENSSSFCNSLQKGKSLLNTIERLPLVTVAAISGICFGGGWEIALSCQFRIATESAIFAFPESGLGIMPGMDGTFRLPRKIGKSKALEIILSGRTIGAEEALELGLIDRIVPNKAHVPAARAFIDEMTRDRSLRQIRSIVQAVNNTLFLAAEDAQREESILFLDLVQNELLPEEAREQS, encoded by the coding sequence ATGGAAAAGGAAAAAAGCCAAGGATTCGTTTCCTTCGAAACTGTGGATCAGATTGGAACTATGACCATCCAAAATGGTAAGCAAAATAAAATTCCCCAGCCTGATTTTTTGGATGGGCAAGTACTGCTAAATTGGATGGAAAGAGATGAATTGAAAGGAATCATTATAACCGGGGCAGGCCGATATTTTTCCAATGGTGCCGATCTGAATATGATACGCTCCCACCGTGAAAATTCGTCAAGCTTTTGTAACAGCTTACAAAAAGGTAAATCTCTGTTGAACACCATTGAAAGGCTGCCCTTGGTGACCGTGGCTGCCATCAGTGGGATTTGTTTTGGCGGAGGCTGGGAAATTGCTTTAAGCTGCCAGTTCAGAATTGCCACGGAAAGTGCAATTTTCGCCTTTCCCGAGTCTGGATTGGGGATCATGCCGGGCATGGACGGCACCTTCCGGCTGCCGAGAAAAATTGGAAAAAGCAAAGCCCTGGAAATCATTCTTTCGGGCCGCACGATTGGAGCCGAGGAAGCTTTGGAATTGGGGTTAATTGATAGAATTGTACCCAACAAGGCGCATGTCCCGGCAGCCAGAGCATTTATTGATGAAATGACCCGGGATCGATCTCTGCGGCAGATCAGAAGCATCGTCCAAGCCGTCAACAACACCCTTTTCCTGGCAGCAGAAGATGCCCAACGGGAGGAAAGCATCCTGTTTTTGGATCTGGTGCAAAATGAATTGCTTCCCGAAGAAGCACGGGAGCAGAGCTGA
- a CDS encoding acyl-CoA thioesterase translates to MNHEYLFEVQGYELDSFGHVNNAVYLNYLEAARWKFVQETKWLDYLEKEKMFTAVIETNIRYLREMKLFDQGIVASLWQYDGNYLIVRQNIYLVPTRKKMVRAQVKMVLVSEERIIHELPSFMKDEMDQRATR, encoded by the coding sequence ATGAATCATGAATATCTGTTTGAAGTCCAGGGCTATGAGCTTGACTCCTTTGGTCATGTTAACAACGCCGTTTATCTCAATTATTTAGAGGCAGCCCGCTGGAAATTTGTCCAGGAAACCAAGTGGCTGGATTATTTAGAAAAAGAAAAGATGTTTACCGCTGTGATTGAAACTAATATCCGTTATCTGCGAGAAATGAAACTGTTTGATCAGGGAATTGTAGCAAGTCTTTGGCAATATGATGGGAATTACTTAATTGTTCGGCAAAATATTTATTTGGTGCCCACTCGGAAAAAGATGGTGCGTGCCCAGGTGAAAATGGTTTTAGTGTCGGAAGAAAGGATTATCCATGAACTTCCCTCTTTCATGAAGGATGAAATGGATCAGAGGGCGACCCGATGA
- a CDS encoding enoyl-CoA hydratase/isomerase family protein translates to MKFQKISYEEKGHIGYIIINDPPANMMTADFFRELILLVRCYVIGSPKQGIIISGRGRHFSSGADVEQLKEIVGTQSLGNSDGSVTAYPVWYLENRNTFNYFCNLDIPVISAINGLCIGSGFELALCSHIRICGQNGILGLPESTFGFLPGVTGTLRYTELMGLGRGMELVLSGATFSAEEGLSLGLVHGVVDKKETLTYCQGLMDAILQSGEKYEKKNTGQYLEAFNKVYYQNRNQAKGL, encoded by the coding sequence ATGAAATTCCAGAAAATTTCTTATGAGGAAAAAGGCCATATTGGCTATATTATCATCAATGATCCGCCGGCAAACATGATGACTGCTGACTTTTTCAGAGAATTAATCCTTTTGGTGCGCTGTTATGTTATCGGATCTCCAAAGCAGGGCATTATCATTTCCGGCCGGGGCAGGCATTTTAGTTCCGGAGCCGATGTGGAACAGTTAAAAGAGATTGTCGGCACCCAAAGCCTAGGTAACAGTGATGGGTCAGTGACTGCTTATCCCGTATGGTATCTGGAAAATCGCAACACCTTCAATTATTTTTGTAATTTGGACATTCCGGTGATCAGTGCTATTAACGGGTTATGTATCGGTTCCGGATTTGAGCTGGCCTTATGCAGCCATATCCGCATTTGCGGACAAAACGGTATCTTAGGGTTACCGGAGTCCACCTTTGGTTTTCTGCCGGGTGTCACCGGGACTTTACGTTACACGGAGCTCATGGGATTGGGCAGAGGGATGGAACTGGTCTTGAGCGGAGCTACATTTTCAGCGGAAGAAGGCTTAAGCTTAGGATTGGTGCATGGTGTAGTTGATAAGAAAGAAACTTTAACCTATTGCCAAGGACTGATGGATGCCATTCTCCAGTCCGGCGAAAAATACGAGAAAAAGAATACAGGGCAATACTTGGAAGCGTTTAACAAGGTTTATTACCAAAATCGAAATCAAGCAAAAGGACTGTGA
- a CDS encoding 3-oxoacyl-ACP synthase III family protein, with amino-acid sequence MEKYVKLLATSSYLPGQPIKFDDINEYLGPFTNAPKKIKQWTERIQPIMKEMLGIEYCYYAFDNKTRTFPEDNLTLSVKAAEKALAEAGLEAKDIDLLIYGGAYSHQLPPLSTRIQEALGIERCGEFHIHSNCTSVYKGLKLAHSLLKTGEYKNALVVSSIVVSSCFIPEFYNQEKITKEDIFLRWYLCDGAGAFVLSAEDEKDHGFYLENTYVESSGGKKMSAMCNDYPYLWNNPLLDYENCAHHIRQLYLNELKDHALEENGKTIFYNALKRMLDSQHIDLSSLRYFVVNMPSRAVRDYITQECTEFFIDLNKFYSAIEDVGYAGPPAAIISMDILLKNHTFQNNDLIFSFVMEVSKYMQGGFTLRYIE; translated from the coding sequence ATGGAAAAGTACGTAAAACTTCTGGCGACGAGCTCTTATTTACCCGGTCAGCCAATCAAATTTGATGATATTAACGAATATTTGGGTCCTTTTACTAATGCGCCCAAGAAGATTAAGCAATGGACGGAAAGAATCCAGCCGATCATGAAAGAAATGTTAGGCATTGAATATTGCTATTATGCTTTTGACAACAAAACGAGAACATTTCCTGAAGACAACCTGACTTTATCGGTAAAAGCTGCGGAAAAAGCCTTGGCGGAAGCAGGTTTGGAGGCGAAGGATATAGATCTCTTGATTTACGGTGGCGCTTATTCTCATCAGTTGCCTCCTCTTTCCACCCGGATCCAGGAAGCCTTAGGAATCGAACGTTGTGGGGAATTTCATATTCATTCCAACTGCACTTCTGTTTATAAAGGCCTGAAATTAGCCCATTCCCTCTTAAAAACGGGAGAATATAAAAACGCCTTAGTGGTTTCCTCCATTGTCGTCAGCTCCTGTTTTATTCCTGAATTTTATAACCAGGAGAAGATTACCAAGGAAGACATTTTTTTGCGCTGGTATCTCTGTGACGGAGCAGGTGCCTTTGTGCTATCGGCAGAGGATGAAAAAGATCATGGCTTTTATCTGGAAAATACCTATGTGGAATCATCCGGGGGCAAAAAAATGTCCGCCATGTGCAATGATTATCCTTATCTTTGGAACAATCCCCTGTTGGATTACGAGAATTGTGCCCACCATATCCGTCAGCTCTATTTAAATGAATTAAAGGACCACGCTTTAGAAGAAAATGGGAAAACCATTTTTTACAATGCTTTAAAAAGAATGCTGGACAGCCAGCACATCGATCTATCCTCTTTGCGTTATTTTGTTGTCAATATGCCCTCCCGGGCCGTGCGGGATTATATTACCCAAGAATGTACGGAGTTCTTCATTGATTTAAATAAGTTTTACTCTGCCATCGAAGATGTTGGATATGCCGGTCCGCCGGCAGCTATTATTTCCATGGATATCCTTTTAAAAAATCATACATTTCAAAACAATGATTTAATTTTTAGCTTCGTCATGGAGGTAAGTAAATATATGCAAGGCGGGTTTACCCTGCGTTATATTGAGTAA
- a CDS encoding B12-binding domain-containing radical SAM protein has product MKILLINPPIPYKYRMFDYADEEGKKAISRRILVGPPLGLNDIAGMLREEDVIIIDQKTEMDQYPDYDPLEAAEEEIYAFQPDIVGITCLTAQYNYVRELLAVIRKINKNILTVVGGVYPTLCPQEFAGTGADILAIGIGKLSFSQIVQEYKEKGRDGDYSHIYGLALSKGNGFVFTKSLGEMSYQEFQEQCMLDDFLPNRDLTERYEYIFPFLNKKIQYLSTSHGCTHRCNFCTLWQLTDGRYFFRKVESMIRELKGMDQYPIIRFCDANTFGNVKEAQYLFERIIEEGLHRNHMYFADLRTDTVLKHPELIQLAAKAGLKVAVCGVEATDDEELERYEKKNNVETIKEAYKIMNEAGMFVNGNYIIRPDYTEKDFERVGRFIEDNPIFHAGLTILTPFPGTQQWEELKSQVVIHDLDYYNLTNAVLKTALPEKEFYHRLTELFKTSGRATGKFFSLYGKEEYKKFGLQVAGM; this is encoded by the coding sequence ATGAAGATTCTATTGATTAATCCTCCCATCCCTTATAAATATCGCATGTTTGACTATGCTGATGAGGAAGGTAAAAAGGCGATTTCCCGGAGAATTTTAGTGGGACCTCCCTTGGGCTTAAATGATATTGCCGGCATGCTGCGGGAAGAAGATGTGATCATTATTGATCAAAAGACGGAAATGGATCAGTATCCGGATTATGATCCTCTTGAGGCGGCGGAGGAGGAAATCTACGCTTTCCAACCAGATATTGTGGGTATTACCTGCCTGACAGCTCAATACAATTATGTACGGGAATTATTGGCCGTGATCCGCAAAATTAACAAGAATATTTTAACGGTAGTGGGCGGGGTGTACCCCACCTTATGCCCTCAGGAGTTTGCCGGGACAGGGGCGGATATTCTGGCCATTGGTATCGGAAAACTCAGTTTCTCTCAGATTGTACAGGAATATAAGGAAAAGGGTCGGGATGGAGATTATTCTCATATCTATGGTTTAGCTCTCAGCAAAGGAAACGGTTTTGTCTTTACCAAATCCTTAGGTGAAATGAGCTATCAGGAATTCCAGGAACAATGCATGCTGGATGATTTTCTGCCTAATCGGGATTTAACGGAAAGATACGAATATATTTTTCCATTCCTGAATAAGAAAATTCAATACTTAAGCACGTCCCACGGCTGCACCCACCGCTGTAATTTTTGTACCCTTTGGCAACTGACAGACGGCCGCTATTTCTTCCGCAAAGTAGAATCGATGATCCGGGAATTAAAGGGGATGGATCAATATCCCATCATCCGGTTTTGCGATGCTAATACCTTTGGCAACGTAAAAGAAGCCCAATACTTATTTGAAAGAATCATTGAGGAAGGCTTGCACCGTAATCATATGTATTTTGCCGATTTACGCACGGATACTGTGCTCAAACATCCGGAGCTGATCCAGCTGGCCGCCAAGGCCGGATTAAAAGTGGCAGTGTGCGGAGTGGAGGCTACCGATGATGAAGAGTTAGAGCGATACGAAAAGAAAAACAATGTGGAAACCATTAAAGAAGCCTACAAAATTATGAATGAAGCCGGTATGTTTGTTAACGGAAACTATATCATCCGCCCCGACTATACAGAAAAGGATTTTGAACGGGTGGGTCGTTTTATCGAAGATAATCCCATTTTCCATGCAGGACTGACGATTCTGACACCTTTTCCCGGTACCCAGCAATGGGAGGAACTAAAAAGCCAGGTAGTAATTCATGATCTGGATTACTACAACCTCACCAATGCCGTGTTAAAGACTGCTCTGCCGGAAAAAGAATTCTATCACCGCTTGACGGAGCTTTTTAAAACCAGCGGACGAGCCACCGGGAAATTTTTCTCCCTTTATGGTAAGGAAGAATATAAAAAGTTTGGTCTGCAGGTTGCCGGTATGTAA
- a CDS encoding 3-hydroxyacyl-CoA dehydrogenase family protein — protein sequence MNIGIIGKGKMGRSIFDYLLQFDHQLVLVCHKKEDVIPVAASIEKQIQKRWKRGFLTDEEYERKIRSYKVADCLAAVKKCSLVIESVSEEPSLKQNIFQGLEGIVAEDCILATNTSSIPLQMVFAKCLNKERCLGMHFFFPIQVMRTVEINTTLATAPQYIKIVHKLLEQGDKTPLLLEDKANMMLTKLFTILITKIYNIYEERVLPIDEIDAVLKANLFTFGLFEIIDSTGIPIILTCIDNFVDERYQELYTPFYNKGVKLLQAGYPGGIGHEGIASYEREHPEPFQELSAEKRLDYQENMVLRLQGMITNELAFLLSQQDVGKDSLLTAVQEVLGLGEDPRHILETLGVEPIENCLWNEYALTRDPIYLPLDFSFLRKIPMETIA from the coding sequence ATGAATATTGGTATTATCGGCAAAGGAAAGATGGGCAGGAGCATTTTTGATTACCTGCTGCAATTTGATCATCAGCTGGTTTTGGTCTGTCATAAAAAGGAGGATGTTATACCTGTGGCAGCATCCATTGAAAAGCAAATTCAAAAGAGATGGAAACGCGGTTTCCTGACAGATGAAGAATATGAAAGAAAAATCAGATCCTATAAGGTGGCGGATTGTCTGGCAGCGGTTAAAAAATGCTCACTGGTGATAGAGTCGGTCTCTGAAGAGCCATCATTGAAGCAAAACATCTTTCAAGGTCTGGAAGGAATCGTGGCTGAAGATTGTATATTAGCCACCAATACCTCTTCCATTCCTCTCCAGATGGTTTTTGCCAAATGTCTGAACAAAGAGCGGTGTCTGGGCATGCATTTCTTCTTTCCAATACAGGTGATGCGTACCGTTGAAATCAATACTACCTTAGCTACTGCTCCTCAGTACATAAAAATTGTTCACAAGTTGCTGGAGCAGGGTGATAAGACTCCCCTCCTATTAGAAGACAAAGCCAATATGATGCTGACTAAATTATTTACGATTTTGATTACCAAGATTTACAACATCTATGAGGAACGGGTCCTGCCCATAGATGAAATTGATGCTGTCTTAAAAGCCAATCTTTTCACCTTTGGTTTATTCGAAATTATTGATTCTACCGGGATTCCCATCATCTTGACATGCATCGACAATTTTGTGGACGAGCGTTATCAGGAATTATATACACCTTTTTATAACAAGGGGGTCAAGCTGCTTCAGGCAGGATATCCCGGGGGGATAGGCCATGAAGGAATAGCCTCCTATGAAAGAGAGCATCCTGAGCCTTTTCAGGAATTGAGTGCAGAAAAGCGTTTGGATTATCAGGAAAATATGGTTTTGCGTTTGCAGGGCATGATTACCAATGAATTGGCTTTTCTGCTCAGTCAGCAAGATGTGGGGAAAGACAGTTTGCTCACCGCCGTGCAGGAAGTGCTGGGTTTAGGAGAAGATCCCCGCCATATTTTGGAGACCTTGGGGGTAGAACCTATTGAGAATTGCCTCTGGAATGAATATGCTCTAACTCGTGATCCGATCTATCTGCCCTTAGATTTTAGTTTCCTCAGAAAAATCCCGATGGAAACGATAGCATAA
- a CDS encoding beta-ketoacyl-[acyl-carrier-protein] synthase family protein, with amino-acid sequence MENERKTVITGMGMVTPLGGNVDTTWQNLLAGRSGARKISLFDANDYETQIACEVSPEFEAQAAKIIAKRDRKKMTRTTRMAMLAAQEAIVMSGIDFDRLNRQRVAVIMGVITSSYNEMEREESDAQIIIKSMPNAPSAWISLHYGLEGPNFNVSTACASSAYALGLGHQMIKSGLADVVIAGGADSHIAPECIKGFNQILAMSVRNETPETASRPFSLSRDGFVMGEGAGILVLESEAGARDRNAPIYGELAGYALTSEAIDMTAPKENGAGMAVTMERALADAGASKAEIDYINAHGTATYLNDKYETMGIKSCFGSRGKELAISSSKSMLGHTLGAAGAIEGIITLLSIYHSRVTPTINYQDADPELDLDYVPNQARDMGIRAALSNSFGFGGHNASLVFKKYGITG; translated from the coding sequence ATGGAAAATGAACGTAAAACCGTGATAACCGGGATGGGTATGGTAACTCCCTTAGGAGGGAATGTGGACACCACCTGGCAAAACCTTTTAGCCGGCCGCTCCGGCGCCAGGAAAATATCACTTTTCGATGCCAATGATTATGAAACTCAAATCGCCTGTGAAGTCAGTCCGGAATTTGAAGCTCAGGCGGCAAAAATTATTGCCAAAAGGGATCGCAAGAAAATGACCCGGACCACCCGCATGGCCATGTTAGCTGCTCAGGAAGCCATTGTGATGAGCGGAATTGATTTTGATCGTTTGAATCGGCAGCGGGTTGCTGTGATTATGGGCGTGATTACCTCTTCCTACAATGAAATGGAGCGGGAGGAGTCTGATGCTCAGATCATCATCAAATCCATGCCCAATGCACCCAGTGCCTGGATATCCCTGCATTATGGATTGGAGGGCCCAAATTTTAATGTATCTACCGCCTGCGCCTCTTCCGCTTATGCTTTGGGACTGGGGCATCAAATGATTAAATCCGGTTTGGCGGATGTGGTTATTGCCGGGGGTGCAGATTCTCATATTGCCCCTGAATGCATCAAGGGCTTTAATCAAATCCTGGCGATGTCGGTGCGTAACGAGACTCCAGAGACGGCCAGCCGACCTTTCTCCCTTTCTCGAGACGGGTTTGTCATGGGAGAAGGAGCCGGGATTCTGGTGCTGGAATCCGAAGCCGGTGCCCGGGATCGAAATGCTCCTATTTATGGGGAACTGGCCGGCTACGCGCTGACCAGTGAAGCAATAGACATGACGGCGCCCAAGGAAAATGGTGCAGGGATGGCTGTGACCATGGAGAGAGCTCTAGCCGATGCCGGGGCCAGTAAGGCAGAGATCGACTATATTAATGCCCATGGCACTGCTACTTACTTAAATGACAAATATGAGACGATGGGGATTAAATCTTGCTTTGGCAGCCGAGGGAAGGAGTTGGCAATTTCTTCATCAAAATCCATGCTGGGGCATACTTTAGGCGCAGCTGGTGCCATTGAAGGAATTATCACCTTGCTGAGTATTTATCACAGTCGGGTGACACCTACCATTAATTATCAGGATGCGGATCCGGAACTGGATTTGGACTATGTGCCTAATCAGGCTAGGGATATGGGGATTCGCGCCGCCCTTTCCAACTCTTTTGGTTTCGGCGGCCATAACGCCTCTCTTGTCTTTAAAAAATATGGGATAACGGGGTAA
- the rfbB gene encoding dTDP-glucose 4,6-dehydratase translates to MKQYLITGGAGFIGANFIRYLYQQEKGAKVRVLDKLTYSGNMDNLAEFQGKEGFEFIQGDISDDRVVKATMKDVQVVVNFAAEVAVDRSIQDQQSFLKTDVLGVHVLLENALAQKEHLERFVQISTDEVYGQILEGSFRETSELKPRNPYSASKTGGDRLAYSYFATYQLPVIITRASNTYGPWAYPEKVIPLFITNILEGLQVPVFGEGSQIRDWLYVEDHCSAIYHLIQKGQNGEVYNVGSHQEYTNLSLTKMILDLMSRDESSIRFVADRPGHDFRYSLDTAKLQGTGWSPKYDLPTGLKKTVDWYQNHEDYWQKLKAKLDPRFAQGYWGEKEKSEVS, encoded by the coding sequence ATGAAACAATATTTAATCACCGGGGGAGCCGGTTTTATCGGAGCAAATTTTATTCGTTACCTTTATCAGCAAGAAAAAGGCGCCAAGGTGCGTGTTTTGGACAAACTCACTTACTCGGGAAATATGGATAATCTGGCGGAATTCCAGGGAAAAGAAGGTTTTGAATTTATCCAGGGTGATATTTCTGATGATAGGGTAGTCAAAGCGACTATGAAGGATGTTCAGGTGGTCGTAAATTTTGCCGCCGAGGTGGCGGTGGATCGCTCCATCCAAGACCAGCAATCCTTTTTGAAAACTGATGTCTTAGGGGTTCATGTGCTTTTAGAAAATGCCCTGGCCCAAAAGGAGCACTTGGAACGTTTTGTCCAAATCTCTACAGATGAGGTTTATGGTCAAATTCTGGAAGGGAGCTTCCGTGAAACCTCAGAATTAAAACCCCGCAATCCCTATTCTGCCTCTAAGACAGGGGGGGACCGGCTCGCTTACAGTTATTTTGCTACATATCAGCTGCCGGTGATCATTACCCGGGCCTCCAATACTTATGGCCCCTGGGCCTATCCGGAAAAGGTGATTCCCCTTTTTATCACCAATATCCTTGAGGGGCTACAGGTGCCGGTTTTCGGTGAGGGTAGTCAGATCAGAGATTGGCTCTATGTGGAAGATCATTGCTCTGCCATTTACCATTTGATCCAAAAAGGACAAAACGGCGAGGTTTATAATGTAGGATCACATCAGGAATACACCAATTTATCCTTGACTAAGATGATTTTAGACCTTATGAGCCGTGATGAATCATCCATTCGTTTTGTCGCGGACCGGCCGGGACATGATTTCCGGTACAGCTTAGACACCGCCAAATTGCAGGGTACCGGCTGGAGCCCCAAATATGATTTACCCACCGGATTGAAAAAGACGGTGGACTGGTATCAAAACCATGAGGATTATTGGCAGAAGCTAAAAGCAAAGCTGGATCCGAGATTTGCTCAAGGATATTGGGGTGAAAAAGAAAAAAGTGAGGTGTCATAA
- a CDS encoding sugar phosphate nucleotidyltransferase has protein sequence MRGVVLAGGHGKRLQPLTLVTNKHLLPVYKKPMIYYPIETLRNAGINEILIVTSGEYLGHFYRLLQTGRSLGVKLHYEIQEGSDGTGAALLCAEEFTRKDDFMVILGDNIVYENVRSFIDDFQEEKKEFKAKILITKVDDPKKYGVVEFDEKRVTRLVEKPAVPFSNYVNTGLWIFQPEAFNYLKELKTSPRGNMKPPMFYIPMQNRDC, from the coding sequence ATGCGGGGGGTTGTTTTGGCTGGCGGTCATGGTAAAAGGCTGCAGCCTTTAACGCTGGTTACTAATAAACATTTATTGCCGGTTTATAAAAAACCGATGATTTATTATCCCATAGAGACACTGAGAAACGCCGGCATCAATGAGATTCTCATCGTAACATCAGGGGAATATTTAGGACATTTTTATCGGCTGCTGCAAACGGGGCGATCATTAGGTGTCAAGCTGCATTATGAAATTCAGGAGGGCAGCGACGGCACGGGGGCAGCTCTTCTTTGTGCCGAGGAATTTACTCGAAAAGATGATTTCATGGTAATCCTGGGGGATAACATTGTTTACGAAAATGTCCGGAGTTTTATTGATGATTTTCAAGAGGAGAAGAAGGAATTTAAAGCAAAAATATTGATCACCAAGGTAGATGATCCTAAGAAATACGGAGTAGTAGAGTTTGATGAAAAAAGGGTGACTCGGCTGGTAGAAAAACCGGCAGTGCCTTTTTCCAACTACGTTAATACTGGATTATGGATCTTTCAGCCTGAAGCCTTCAATTACCTGAAGGAATTAAAAACAAGCCCCCGGGGGAATATGAAACCACCGATGTTCTACATTCCTATGCAGAACAGGGACTGCTGA
- a CDS encoding glycosyltransferase — MKKILFISFPVYGHVNPQMNFCKELAQKDVHLIYYTNEKYFSKFADTDEIELRKYPDSFVNYYDKLAEDQTLAPGFMSLLYVFYTLTENVIPFIMEEVKKEKPDLIICDSLAIWGKVAARYYKVPMAFFFCGLMGDSTAISKSPSFKMSLVKSIIFDFPYVIKLNNCIKRIQKQYGKHVTDSMQNIMSPQGLFSIVMTSREFHPGGDEYPPNIKFIGPAHREDHEIPETKDTILVSIGTIAISDTFWDICIEAAKGLGYKVVISFGGNTANHVSEQSLSDQVEVYDNLSLDDYRNVLKRSVLFISHGGFNSISDSILYRTPLLICPITAEQNSNGKMIEEYGCGKLYPEKKVQAPRLREEIIKLIGNKEMDENLEKYRQSFFNALGYKKVVEELNKEFNLYEKKDDHSVPA, encoded by the coding sequence ATGAAAAAGATTTTATTTATTAGTTTTCCTGTTTATGGACACGTCAATCCTCAGATGAATTTTTGTAAGGAATTAGCGCAAAAAGATGTCCATCTGATCTATTACACCAATGAAAAATATTTCTCCAAATTTGCCGACACAGATGAGATTGAGCTGCGCAAATATCCGGATAGCTTTGTAAATTATTATGATAAATTGGCCGAAGACCAAACCCTTGCTCCCGGATTTATGTCTTTGCTCTATGTATTCTATACCTTAACAGAAAATGTTATCCCTTTTATCATGGAAGAAGTAAAAAAGGAAAAACCGGACTTGATTATTTGCGATAGCTTGGCTATTTGGGGAAAGGTTGCAGCCCGCTATTATAAGGTTCCCATGGCGTTCTTTTTTTGCGGACTGATGGGGGATTCCACAGCCATCAGTAAGTCGCCCTCCTTTAAGATGAGTCTGGTAAAGTCAATTATTTTTGATTTTCCATATGTCATCAAACTAAATAACTGTATCAAACGTATCCAAAAACAGTATGGTAAGCATGTGACGGATAGTATGCAGAATATCATGTCGCCTCAGGGACTTTTTTCTATAGTCATGACGTCCAGGGAATTTCATCCCGGGGGGGATGAGTATCCACCTAATATAAAATTCATTGGACCGGCTCACCGGGAGGATCATGAAATTCCAGAGACAAAAGATACTATTCTTGTCAGTATCGGAACCATTGCTATCAGCGATACCTTTTGGGATATTTGCATTGAAGCAGCCAAGGGACTGGGTTATAAAGTAGTGATTTCCTTTGGGGGAAACACAGCCAACCATGTTAGTGAACAGAGTCTATCTGATCAGGTGGAAGTTTATGACAATCTCAGTTTAGATGATTATCGCAACGTGCTTAAGCGATCAGTACTTTTTATCTCCCACGGAGGCTTCAACAGCATCAGCGACTCTATTCTCTACAGAACCCCATTATTGATCTGTCCTATCACCGCGGAACAGAACAGCAACGGCAAGATGATTGAAGAATATGGCTGTGGGAAGCTCTATCCGGAAAAAAAGGTGCAGGCACCCAGATTGCGGGAGGAAATTATCAAACTGATTGGCAACAAAGAAATGGATGAAAATCTGGAAAAATATCGACAATCCTTTTTTAATGCCTTAGGTTACAAAAAAGTAGTTGAGGAGTTAAATAAAGAGTTTAATTTATATGAAAAAAAGGATGATCACTCAGTTCCAGCTTGA